The Saccharothrix variisporea genome has a segment encoding these proteins:
- a CDS encoding DUF1844 domain-containing protein: MADVTDLPPNNVRELSDVPSIEVISKAAIMLLSAAAERLGLADEDPDSSPRRDLDEARRLITALAGLVTASAEYLGPHAGPLREGLQSVQRAFREASAVPDEPGQGPGEKYTGPVY, encoded by the coding sequence ATGGCCGACGTGACCGACCTGCCTCCGAACAACGTCCGCGAGCTGTCCGATGTTCCCAGCATCGAGGTGATCAGCAAGGCGGCCATCATGCTGCTGTCCGCCGCCGCCGAGCGCCTCGGCCTGGCCGACGAGGACCCGGACTCGAGCCCCCGCCGCGACCTCGACGAGGCCCGCCGGCTGATCACCGCCCTGGCCGGCCTGGTCACCGCGTCCGCCGAGTACCTGGGCCCGCACGCCGGGCCGCTGCGCGAGGGCCTCCAGTCGGTCCAGCGCGCGTTCCGCGAGGCCTCCGCCGTGCCCGACGAGCCGGGCCAGGGCCCGGGCGAGAAGTACACCGGCCCCGTCTACTGA